One Vicia villosa cultivar HV-30 ecotype Madison, WI linkage group LG5, Vvil1.0, whole genome shotgun sequence genomic window, ttccaaaacacaccaaaaacttattttgagtttttccttcctcgcTCTTATAACTCCGcatctttcgaattgtcgaagcgccaacttctctccctttctttctactcgttgaattttccgagtattttcttgaattctccttagagaataatgttaatatctcctcgtttgagttgagaaattatcaagtataatttctattggattctctttagagaattattgaaatttctcttggtttgagaaattactacgactggtccttataccagatactaagatggtattgataccatatttgaatggttctagtaccatctgaaggtgtatttctagaccgattatctaccgtgcaagtagtaatcgtatagtatagaactgggctgttttatcctggaggcgtcgtggttattaagagctgctttgcataattttggtagtaccgcgaaacgtcttaaagaaagcgtaccgatccgcgactcgactcggtaatttctttggtggcaaaattgttaaaatcgtgatccaacaattttaagacgtttcgaattgccatggctactgaagaaattattggtacttctgcggatactttctttgacaaaccgttcatgtttgagagatgtcacttcaaatgttggcAACAAATGATGATTTTCTTCTTAATGTTAAAAAAGATAGCTAACATTTTGATCGACGACATTTTGTTGCTCCTTTTGGATCAACCGAACAAACTAACGGTAAAAAATCTGTGGATTCAAAAGGAACACGTAATAGTGTTGAAGTTGAATTTGCTGCACAAATTAAAGCGAATAATTTACAGCTTAGGAAAGAAATCACCTTATAGAAAGAATGATTATTACATTCTGAATGAAATCGCAAATGATCTGTATGACTATTATAGTAATTGCGATACTTCAAATTATGTTTAAGAGAATctgaaaaacaaacaagtatgacatCGAAGAGGCTAGAGAACAGAAGAATGATTTTAGAAGCTACGTGAAGTATCAGAGGTAGATGAAAGGTCAGTGAAAATCCAAAGTCACAAATTTCGAAAGATTGCTCATGAGATCATCACTAAAGGTATGTACTTATATATACAGTTCggatttcttttattattgacaaactgcccctagtttgaaagtttttatgaattatgctttgttagaaaataaaataatttttatttagagaCTGATTATTCTCATTAAAGAAGAATATCAGAGATATgactaaatagaaaaataaattcgGTGTGGTTCTAAAGCCATATGGCAAATCATTATAGAATTAGAACTGCAATAAtgtgaaccgaattaagaatgagaacccttctatggccccaattgctccaactagacaacaaccaccacctcaaagaaatgacgttgttttccttttgtttcaacCGTGGAAAACTAAGTCATATGGCTAAGAGATGTAGCATGTAATGCTTGAACTTGATGTAGCCTGTAATGCACAGGTTAACCTGGCTAATGGGAAATTTATTCAtatgatcattgaaatcaacatggttgatAGATTTGATGGTTGGTGGATAAATACAGGCGTCTCTCGTCGTGTTTATTATGATCGTGTTAGGTTTAAATCATACACGAATACTAAAGATACAAAAGTGTTGTTGGGAGATGCccacaccactaatgttgtcgATATTGGAGAAGTGGAACATGGTCCACCTATGAAAAGACTTTAATCTTGAAGAATGTCATGTATACTTCTGATATTATAaagaatcatgtttatgttttttcttcttcttataaatAAGGAAATATTTAGTCAATTTATTGGGGtagatttgtacaccatcatcataatgatatttttgtgaatgaaattgataagtttaaaaactttgtaaagaatttgaaaatgatttagtaagaatttgtagtgataggtaatatgtatgattctagtttatttaataatttttataaacaacattgaattgtacatgaaacgactACTTCATATTCCCCTGAAATAAATGGTAAAGTAGAAACAAAGAATAGAACTCTTACTGAATTAtttgttgcaattatgatgaattttaGTGTTGCACCTCACTAGTgggggaaattttattgactgtttgttatgtCCTGAAGAGAGTTCCCAAGTCAAAGAGTAATATATCTCCTtatgatatattaaagaaaagacaaccaatcttgtcttatttgagaacttggggatgtctggcttatgtcagaaatccggatccgaaacgagttaaactcgctagtagagcatatAAATATGTATTCATTAGATATGCAAAAAACAGTAAGGCATATAGattttatgacctaaatgcaaaagcgatcatagaatcaaatgatgttgatttctatgaatacgaatttcccttcaaattgagaaatagtgggggcactcaatcgagtcacattcttgtgataagaagcacagaaagcaaCAAAATGTAGAAATAGAACTTCGACgaagtaaaagagtaagagtctctaaagattatgggcctgactatgcggcttataatgtagaataagatccaataaatcttcaagaagctttgtcatctctggatgcagacttatggcaagaagctattaatgatgagatagattctctggaatctaacaagacctggcacttagtagacttggttcctggttgcaaaccaatcggttgtaaatggatttggaaaaagaaactaaatcctgatggaactattgataaatacaaggcttgTTGTAGCCAAGGATTTTAGACAACgagaaaatgtagatttcttCGATACCTTCTCTCCTGTCGCTAGAATaacatccattagggtacttatttcaattgctgctatttataatttaatagtacaccaaatggatgttaaaactgcTTTTTTTTTAAACGGTAACTTAGAataagaaatctatatggaacaaccagaagggtttgtgatccatggacaagaaaaacaaggtctgtaagttagacaaatctctgtatggattaaagcaaactcctaaacaatggcatgaaaagtttgataacttaatgatatcgaatgggtataaagtgaatgaaagtgacaaatgcgtttattacaaaCTTGAGAATCGCATTTACACTATCATATGTCTATATGTAGACTAtttactcatatttggatcaaacattcagaccattaatgatgtgaaatcattgttgagtaacaactttgatatgaaagatcACGAGACCCGTGCAAGGAATTTCTTAGGATCAATCACACTATGTGtagaagatcttaaagaaattaaatataaatactttgagTGTAAACTTGCGTGCACACCTTATGATCCAAGTGTGAAATTTTTTAAGAACACTTGTGAAAATGTGAGACAAACTGAATATGCGAGCATCATTGGTAGTCTTACATATGCCACTGATTATACTAGACCCGACATTGTATATGTCATAGGATTGTTATGCATATTTACGAGTAGACCGAGTAACGAGCACTAACaagctattgagcgagtcatgTGGTACCTTAAAAGAACCATAGATCTCGGCCTACATTATAAGAAATTTCCTACTGTACTAGAAGGGTACAATGATGCAGATTGGAACACCTTATCAGATGATTCCAAATCTACTAGTGGCTATATATTTAGTATAGCCGGaggagctgtatcttggaaatcaaaaGAAACAGACTATCCGGACTCAGTCCACAATGGATTCTGAGGTGATAGCACTAGCCACAGCTAGTGAAGAAGCAAGctggttaagatgcttgctagaTGAGATTTCTTTATGAGAAAAATCTATGCCAGTTGTGTTGATCCACTGCGATAGTACCGCGGCTATTGCAAAAATTGAGAACcattattataatggtaaaagatgtcaaataagaagaaagcacaatgcctttagagattgtatctctaaaggagctgtaagagtggatcatgtacgcacCGATAAaaacttagcagatcctttgacgaaaggattagctagagagaaagtccataATACATCCAAAAAGATGGGACTTATGCCTATACAGAAATGagttgctcatgatggtaacccgacctaaatgactggagatcccaagaaataggttcaatgggtaataacaagttgtgagtaatatgaggcgatcatgctagagtaaataaaagaagcatgaatcttgaagtaataagaggatgagataatagaaactcttaatgagatctatacttTGTATGAGGGAGTACCTAAACTACATGAatactcttgatagactcacctatgtgattgtggaactgaggccggttcctatggaatttcaaggcagaattcctagagccttcactaaacctGGATAAACGTGCAGGGCCATTAAAGCACGGGCTAttagaatacaccttaagaaaaggttgtgtgcgagtttgatgtctgagatagagttcaagacaattgtgtcactcttgttgaatcggaatcctacttgctacgcaaaggttcaagtcgtagacacctctacttatgcacaatcttagaaatGTTTGACGTTACTTCTGAAATacttttttaaattcaagtgggggattgttggattattatgtatatattccaatatagtgagatgaattgaaaaagttcatcaagttaaagtcccacattgtatgttagttgaaaaaactccctagtcccacattgcttagattagaaatcttggctagtttacttcattatataaggaagtcacttgtttcattccaaaacacaccaaaaacttattttgagtttttccttcctcactcttataactccgcgtctttcgaattgtcgaagcgccaacttctccccctttctttctactcgttgaattttccgagtattttcttgaattctccttagagaataatgttaatatctcctcgtttgagttgagaaattatcaagtataatttttattggattctctttagagaattattgaaatttctcttggtttgagaaattactacgactggtcgttataccagatactaagatggtattgataccatatttgaatggttcTAATACCATCTgaaggtgtatttctagaccgattatctaccgtgcaagtagtaatcgtatagtatagaactgggtTGTTATATCCTagaggcgtcgtggttattaagagctgctttgcataattttggtaGTACcgtgaaacgtcttaaagaaagcgtgcCGATCCGCGgctcgacccggtaatttctttggtggcaaaattgttaaaatcgtgatccaacaCACGGTAAATAACAGTGGTTCAATATTGAAAATCACACATATTGATAGTTAAGCACATTCTGAGAATTAAAACCATAATCAATCTACATGTAAATATTTTATGGAATCATTAAATGAGAGGCATGAAAATGTTTACAAATATGGAAATATAAAATACTATTATACTAATTAGCACACACATTAAAACTAATTAGCACACACATAAAATACTATTATACTAATTAGTACACACATTAATACTAATATAAAATACTATTATGTCACTACCACCTTAAAACTGTGTAAGTTTGTCCTCTGTGGGTTACATATTCCAGGTGCATCCAAGGAAATATTTTGCACAGAATTTTGTCTGCAAGTTTCCAATAGCCTACCCTCCATTTCTTCCAAAACATGGTTGGACCAATAATCATTCCAAGTCCAAAAATAAATCCCAATTCTACACTTAAAAAGTTCCAGTCAATTGAACAAACTAGTCTCCCACATGTTGGTTGTGGATGCAAGTCATTCCTTCGACCATCTGGTTTTTCAATTAATGGAGGGCCATATAGTCCATGATTCCCTTCAAAGGAAGAAGCTTGGAATGTTTGAAGTTGAGTACCCGTTGGGATCTTCCCCGCCAAATGATTGAAGGAGAGGTTCAAAGAAGAAAGGAATGATAGACTTGCTAGTGACACTGGAATTTCACCAACTAAATAGTTATTTGAGAGGTCCAAGGACTCTAACTCTTTCAAGTTTCCTATTGAAGATGGAATTTTACCTGTGAGACCattatttgaaaaattcaaaatataaagtGCTTTCAAGTCCGTCAACGACTCGGGTATTGGTCCATCAAAAGAATTGGATGAGAAATCAATGGCTTTAAGAATTTTCAGAATTTTAACCCACTCTCGTGGTTCGCCTTTGCATGTAACTGTAACACTATCTTTATAGTATGAGCTGATGACAGTCTGCGACCGGAGGTCGAAGTCTGATACGTCACCATCTTCATGAAGCATCATTCTTTCCCAAGTTATGAAATACTTTTCAGATAGTTTTCCATTGAAATTGTTGAAAGCAATATCCATAATCTGAATCATTTTCCAATGCTTATTTTCTACTGAGTATGAACATTCAACAGAACCATAAAATTTGTTGTTTCGCAAAACCAAGACAAGTAGTGTTGAAATGTTATTTAAAAAGCATGGAAAATGATCAACAATTTCATTTGATCCAATATCCAATATCTCTAATGATGAGCAATGGGAGAGAGACTTGGGAATTGGCCCATGTAAGAGGTTATCATGGAAGTTCAAGCTTCTTGCAACACAAGAATTTGGAAACATATCTGGTATATGGCCGGTGAGATTGTTCTCTCTCAAGTTTAATGCCTCAAGGGTACTGGTCATTGTGATTAAACATGGAGGAATAGTTCCAAAAAAGTTGTTGTGGGAAATATCAAAAAATAGAAGTTGTGAAGCATTGCATAAGTAATTAGGAATGAGTCCATGTAAACTATTGTTAGAAAAAGATAGGAATTTCATGGTTGATAGGTTACTGCCAATATCATGTGGGGCAACTGTAAAATTATTGTTTGAGTAGTCCAAGAAATAGGCATATTTAGGAAAAGCAGGTATTGACCCTTGCAGTTTGTTGTGATGAAGGTCAAGAACTTCCAATTTGGAAGTAAGACTTTGAAAAGGTCCTTCCAAATTAGTGAGAAAATTGTGGGAAATATTAAGGAAGTCAAGATATTCCAATTTCCAGATCCAGTTTggtatttttccttttatttggtTATTTGAAAGGTCTAGAGAGAACAATGTTGATTGATTTATCAAAAAACTAGGGAATGATTTCAAGTTGCAGGATGCCAAACTTAGATATTGAAATTTGGGAATTAAAGACAAATCAACATTTGCAACATTCACATCGATTGATATGTTGTTGTAAGAAAGGTCTAGTGTAGTTAAATTTCCAAGCTTCAAAACCTCATTTAGGTTCAGTGACCCTTTCAAGCTGTTAAAGGAAAGATGTACCTGCTCCAACGATGGGAGTGTAAAAAGGGACGAAGGAATACCACCACTTAAACTATTATGAGAAAGGTCTATGTAGGTAAGGTGTGAGAGGTTTGAAATTGAGTTGGGAAGTGTTCCATTAAATTGACAATAAGAAAGATCCAAATGAGATAAGAATCTCATGTTGCTAATAGTGTGGGGAATTGTTCCAGAGAATTGTGTGTTTTGCAAATAAATGCTATAAAGAGATTCACTTATTGAGTAGTCTGGAAACGACCCATGAAGATTGTAGTTTCTTGATAAATCAATAAATGAAAGTGTTTCAATTTGAAAGATCTTTTGTGGAAATGTACCAATCAATCCACATTCACGAAGACTGAGGGTTGTCAGTTTTTTAAAATTAGCAAATGTTTCTGAAACAGAGGATGAGAAATTGTTCCAATCAAGAACAATGACAGATAGGTTCACTAGTTTTGTGAGGGAAGAATCAAGGGGTCCTGATAGATCACAGCCAGCCATACTCAACTCTTGTAGGTCACGCAAAGGCAACAAAGCATTTCCCCATTCGTGTCCCTTAGCTGATATACTTATACCATCTAGATACAGTTGTTTAAGACTGGTTAGGTTTTGGAGAAATGTTAGTTGTTTTCGGTTGTAAATTGCCGGCACTTGTTCTTTTGAATAGCTATGGAAATGAGAGAGATCAAGAGTAACTAACCTTGTAAGCTTTGAAATCTCCATAGGAATGGGAGAATTGAAATCGTTATAAGCCAAAATCAATTTTTGGAGATATTGGAGACTAAAAAGACTACTCACATTATCAAATCCACCAGAGATTGATTCATAACTCAGATCAAGGCCAATAACATGTCCCTCATTGTCACACGTTACACCACTCCAAATACAACAAGCAGTATCTTCATTCCACATTTTTAGTTTTGTGGAAGTTTGAAGATCAAATGTGAGATTGTTTTTTAGTTGGAGCAACAATGATTGTTGATCTTGGAAACATTTGGCAGAGACAGCAGCagtatgatatatgaagtagtAGAATAGAAGGAATGAAAGCAATGTAGTTTTCATTGTTATTTTTACTTGCTCTTAGTTATGTGACAAATGATAGTCTTATATATGTTGTTTGAGGCTGCAAAAGTATAAAGCAGTATGTAACACGTTTTTTGTTTTCTAGTATTTTGATTAAAAAGTACCCTAAAATTAAATAGTCTAAAGTATTATAACTTTTCAAAAAGATAGACGACATGTTAATTTCAAATGGAATGATTATAACAAAATGTTTTCTCGTTAATGATGGTAGGAAGATACACAGAACTCTCAAGGAAGACTTGGAAGTCTACGTTATAATTTTAATGATGGTAGGGTCACATTGCTTTAATGCTTTATTCTCAAATTGTTTTCTCTTCCTATTAATCTTTTGACcatatttttttaagttaaagATTTGAAATTTTAAGCCAACTAGATTTATAGCTATGTAAGGACATCCCACTTATTCATCCTTAAAGGATGAATTTTAGTcacttgaaaaaaaaatgaaaattttatgtttttgttatatatatatatatatatatatatatatatatatatatatatatatatatatatatatatatatatatatatatatatatatatatatatatatatatatatatatttgatgattcttatttttcttaataattatttttttttcaattgaaaTTTCAGTTCCTTTCTGTTTCTTCTATGTTGTTATTCCTAGTGCTAACAAATTATTAACATTAATTTTATTTCGAGCCTCTTTTCTATAATTTGAAAACGAAAAGAATATGTATTTCTTACtactatgtttttattttaaaatggaaATTAAACAATCAATTATGAAAAATAACTCATTCATGGACCAAAACATTAATTGTGAGTTGGAATGCAactaaagtatatatatatacatatatatatatatatatatatacatatatatatatatatatatatatatatatatatatatatatatatatatatatatatatatatatatatatatatatatacttgtgggggcaaatattttagtattaatcaaaataaaaaaatataacatcTATTCAAATTTAGAATTTTACGTAAATTATCATAGTCAAATCATTATACTATatctaggggtggaaataggcagGGCCGAGTTAGGCTTTGACAAGCCTCAGTCTGGCCTGTCAGAAAAACCGAAGCCTAATTCTGGCATGTAGTCTGTCGTAAGCTTATTTtgtaggcctgagcctggccttttcgaaggcctggttagcctgctagcttacataaaagcctatttattttagacatat contains:
- the LOC131601428 gene encoding receptor-like protein 7, yielding MKTTLLSFLLFYYFIYHTAAVSAKCFQDQQSLLLQLKNNLTFDLQTSTKLKMWNEDTACCIWSGVTCDNEGHVIGLDLSYESISGGFDNVSSLFSLQYLQKLILAYNDFNSPIPMEISKLTRLVTLDLSHFHSYSKEQVPAIYNRKQLTFLQNLTSLKQLYLDGISISAKGHEWGNALLPLRDLQELSMAGCDLSGPLDSSLTKLVNLSVIVLDWNNFSSSVSETFANFKKLTTLSLRECGLIGTFPQKIFQIETLSFIDLSRNYNLHGSFPDYSISESLYSIYLQNTQFSGTIPHTISNMRFLSHLDLSYCQFNGTLPNSISNLSHLTYIDLSHNSLSGGIPSSLFTLPSLEQVHLSFNSLKGSLNLNEVLKLGNLTTLDLSYNNISIDVNVANVDLSLIPKFQYLSLASCNLKSFPSFLINQSTLFSLDLSNNQIKGKIPNWIWKLEYLDFLNISHNFLTNLEGPFQSLTSKLEVLDLHHNKLQGSIPAFPKYAYFLDYSNNNFTVAPHDIGSNLSTMKFLSFSNNSLHGLIPNYLCNASQLLFFDISHNNFFGTIPPCLITMTSTLEALNLRENNLTGHIPDMFPNSCVARSLNFHDNLLHGPIPKSLSHCSSLEILDIGSNEIVDHFPCFLNNISTLLVLVLRNNKFYGSVECSYSVENKHWKMIQIMDIAFNNFNGKLSEKYFITWERMMLHEDGDVSDFDLRSQTVISSYYKDSVTVTCKGEPREWVKILKILKAIDFSSNSFDGPIPESLTDLKALYILNFSNNGLTGKIPSSIGNLKELESLDLSNNYLVGEIPVSLASLSFLSSLNLSFNHLAGKIPTGTQLQTFQASSFEGNHGLYGPPLIEKPDGRRNDLHPQPTCGRLVCSIDWNFLSVELGFIFGLGMIIGPTMFWKKWRVGYWKLADKILCKIFPWMHLEYVTHRGQTYTVLRW